The following are from one region of the Gammaproteobacteria bacterium genome:
- a CDS encoding leucine--tRNA ligase, translating into MQEKYHPQEIEKNAQQHWEQTAAFKAIETPGKPKYYCLSMFPYPSGKLHMGHVRNYTIGDVLSRYRRMQGYNVLQPMGWDAFGLPAENAAMQNNVSPAEWTYDNIAYMRKQLKSLGLSIDWTREIATCDPSYYHWNQWLFLRMLEKGLAYQTTGVVNWDPIDQTVLANEQVIDGCGWRTGAPVEKREIPMYYLKITQYADELLAALDTLDGWPERVRTMQANWIGKSYGVDITFPADRESGTPQDLKVFTTRADTLMGATYVAVAAEHPIALHAAQNNPALRDFIQECKLGSAKEADLATQEKKGMDTGLFVIHPLNGEKLPVWVANYVLMGYGEGAVMAVPAHDERDFAFATQYRLPIKAVIQPEEGSLTLPLTEAYVEHGMTFDSGTFSGLQFEQAIDAIAAALQQKELGNKRVQFRLRDWGISRQRYWGCPIPLIHCNDCGVVPVPDDQLPVVLPQDLVPDGSGNPLAKTPSFYECSCPKCGKAARRETDTMDTFVDSSWYYARYACPDQHQAMTDERVNYWLPADQYIGGIEHAILHLLYSRFWSKVMRDLSLLKLDEPFTNLLTQGMVLNEIFYRKSGSGRITYYNPTEVSLQFDDQGKRCGAILQSDNQPVESGGIGTMSKSKNNGVDPQKLVEEYGADTARLFMMFASPPTQTLEWADAGVDGAYRFLKRLWRQAYVHLQSGATKVDPALHAALPAELKALRCQLHQTIAKVTDDLERRHTFNTAIAAVMELMNGLAKCQDTDAASRNFMQEALENIVLLLSPIVPHICHELWRELRPGTGLAGQPWPQADNAAMAQDEIKLIVQVNGKLRGQINVAKDADKEAIESAALTNEHVQKFIEGQAIKKIIVVPGRLVNIVV; encoded by the coding sequence AAAAATGCCCAGCAGCACTGGGAACAAACGGCTGCATTCAAAGCGATTGAAACCCCCGGCAAGCCGAAATATTACTGTCTATCGATGTTTCCCTATCCTTCCGGCAAGCTGCACATGGGACATGTGCGCAATTACACCATCGGCGATGTGTTATCGCGTTACCGCCGCATGCAAGGCTACAACGTACTGCAGCCGATGGGCTGGGATGCGTTCGGGCTGCCGGCGGAAAATGCCGCCATGCAAAACAATGTATCGCCGGCCGAATGGACCTACGACAACATCGCCTATATGCGCAAGCAACTGAAAAGCCTGGGGTTGAGCATCGACTGGACGCGCGAAATCGCCACCTGCGACCCGAGTTACTATCACTGGAACCAATGGCTGTTTCTGCGCATGCTGGAAAAAGGGCTGGCGTATCAAACCACCGGCGTGGTCAATTGGGATCCAATCGATCAGACCGTGCTGGCCAACGAACAGGTCATCGACGGTTGCGGCTGGCGCACCGGCGCACCGGTGGAGAAACGCGAAATCCCGATGTACTACCTGAAAATCACCCAGTATGCGGACGAACTGCTGGCGGCACTGGATACACTGGATGGTTGGCCGGAGCGCGTCAGAACGATGCAAGCCAACTGGATCGGCAAGAGCTATGGCGTCGATATCACCTTTCCTGCCGATCGCGAGTCCGGCACACCGCAAGATCTGAAAGTATTCACCACGCGCGCGGATACGTTGATGGGTGCGACCTATGTGGCCGTCGCCGCGGAACATCCGATCGCCCTGCACGCCGCACAAAACAATCCCGCACTGCGAGACTTTATCCAGGAATGCAAGCTCGGTTCCGCCAAGGAAGCCGATCTCGCCACGCAAGAGAAAAAGGGCATGGACACCGGCTTGTTTGTGATCCACCCACTGAATGGCGAGAAACTGCCGGTCTGGGTCGCCAATTATGTGCTGATGGGTTACGGCGAAGGCGCCGTGATGGCGGTTCCGGCACACGACGAACGCGATTTTGCCTTTGCCACACAGTACCGATTGCCAATCAAAGCTGTCATTCAACCGGAAGAAGGCAGTTTGACGTTACCGCTGACGGAAGCCTATGTGGAACACGGCATGACCTTTGATTCCGGCACATTCTCCGGGTTACAGTTTGAGCAAGCGATCGATGCCATCGCCGCAGCATTGCAACAAAAAGAATTGGGTAACAAGCGCGTGCAGTTCCGTCTGCGCGACTGGGGCATATCCCGTCAGCGCTACTGGGGCTGTCCGATCCCGTTGATCCATTGCAACGATTGCGGCGTGGTACCGGTGCCGGACGATCAGTTGCCAGTGGTATTGCCGCAGGATCTGGTGCCGGACGGCTCCGGCAATCCGCTGGCCAAAACTCCTTCGTTCTACGAATGCAGTTGTCCGAAATGCGGCAAAGCAGCGCGCCGCGAAACCGATACCATGGATACCTTCGTCGATTCGTCGTGGTATTACGCCCGTTACGCCTGCCCGGATCAGCATCAGGCCATGACCGACGAGCGCGTCAATTACTGGCTGCCTGCCGATCAGTACATCGGCGGCATCGAACACGCCATCCTGCATCTGTTGTATTCGCGCTTCTGGAGTAAAGTCATGCGCGATCTGAGCTTGCTGAAACTGGACGAGCCGTTTACCAATCTGCTGACGCAAGGTATGGTACTGAACGAGATTTTTTACCGCAAATCCGGCAGCGGGCGTATTACCTATTACAACCCGACGGAGGTCTCACTGCAGTTCGACGATCAGGGCAAACGCTGCGGCGCGATCCTGCAATCCGATAACCAGCCGGTGGAATCCGGCGGCATCGGCACGATGTCGAAATCCAAGAACAACGGCGTCGATCCGCAAAAGCTAGTGGAAGAATACGGCGCCGATACCGCGCGCTTGTTCATGATGTTCGCCAGCCCACCGACGCAGACGCTGGAATGGGCGGACGCCGGTGTCGACGGTGCGTACCGCTTTCTCAAACGCTTGTGGCGGCAAGCCTACGTTCACCTGCAATCCGGTGCAACCAAGGTTGATCCCGCTTTGCATGCCGCACTGCCAGCGGAACTCAAGGCCCTGCGTTGCCAACTGCATCAGACTATCGCCAAAGTGACGGACGATCTGGAGCGCCGCCATACCTTCAATACCGCGATCGCCGCCGTAATGGAACTGATGAACGGTCTGGCGAAGTGCCAGGATACCGATGCCGCCAGCCGCAATTTTATGCAGGAAGCGCTGGAAAACATCGTGCTGCTGCTGTCGCCGATCGTGCCGCATATTTGCCACGAGCTGTGGCGCGAACTCCGGCCCGGCACCGGGCTTGCCGGTCAACCTTGGCCGCAGGCCGACAACGCCGCGATGGCGCAGGACGAGATCAAGCTGATCGTACAGGTCAATGGCAAATTGCGCGGACAGATCAACGTCGCCAAGGATGCCGACAAGGAAGCCATCGAGAGCGCCGCGCTGACCAACGAGCATGTGCAGAAATTTATTGAAGGCCAGGCGATCAAAAAGATCATCGTCGTACCCGGCCGGCTGGTCAACATCGTGGTTTAA